TGCCTTTTCCACCTGCCCGCAGCGAACCTTCCTGTTTGCACTGTCCACACAACTTAAAACCTCAAGTGCCTTCTTTATTCGCCGATACATGAACCAGATTCACAGTCAGCTTCGGCCCTCCCTGCACTTATTCGACCCACGCCGGTACCTGATGAAAGCCGAACCTGGATCTCGGCAATCTGTTTTAAGAGAGCACTTTCATGCTGTTCAAAGTACGTTGCCACATCCTCATGCTGCTCTTCCTGGTCCTTACGTCGCCCGGGTACGCGCACGCAGCCCCTTCCCCTTCCCTGCGGCCCGCGGTGATAGAGGTCGGCGTGCAGCCCTTGGGATACCCGGCGGCCATGGTCGGGGCGGTGCTGGGGCATGATACCATCTTGAAGCGGGAACTTGAGGCGTCAGGATACCTTTTGAAATTCGTTCCCTTCCGCAAGGGGAGCGAGATGGTCGAGCTGATGGGCACGTCGCTCAGTGCCGCCATCGTGGGCGACATGCCTACTATCAGGATGGCGGTGCGCACCGACATCTGCGCCGTCGGGGTTACCAAGAAAACCTTCACGTCCCTGGTGGGGCGCAACATCGTCCTTCTGGCACAGTTGAAAAGAAAGCGGGTGGCGTACGCGGAGGGGTCGTCGGCGCACCACACCCTGCTGCAGGCGCTGGCGAGCGTTGGCCTTGCCGAACGTGACGTCACACTGGTCCCCATGGACATCGACGCCATGCCCGCAGCCCTCGAAGACGGCAAGGTCGACGCCTTTTCCGCCTGGGAGCCTGCTCCGACCGTGGCGTTGACCAGGAACACGGAGACGCGGGTACTGTTCCGGGGCGCGAGCAGCGACTTCTTCGTGGTCTCCGGAAAACTGGTGCGTCATGACCCACAGGCTGCACTGGCGCTTTCCGCCGCCATGGTACGCGCACTCAACTGGATGCGTAAGAGCAACGCCAACTTGCAGCAGGCGGTGCTCTGGTCAGAAGCGGACGGTGCGGCGCTTAACCCGCGTCAGAGGAAACTGACGCAAAGCCAGGTCATCGAGATCACACGTCGGGAGATCCTGGATGTCCCCGCGGCACCCGTTATCGTGCGACGCCCGGGATACCACCCCCTGAAGGAAGAATTCGATTTCCTCAAGCGGTTGGGGAAGCTCCCGCAGCAAGCGGACTACCACAGGGTTGAGAGTGCCCTGGCTTATGATGGACTGCAGCAGGTGCTGAAGTCACCCCAGCGCTACCGGTTGGGGGAGTTCGAGTATCGTCCATGACGGCGCCGGCCAGGAGACACGGCAGGCTGTCTGGTATCCGTGAACGCATCATCGCGTATTTCAGCGTGCTTTCGTTGCTGGGGTGCGGCGCACTGATCCTGGTACTGGTGTACGGCGCGCCATGGCTGGGGATCGAGGGGATCCACGGGCTGAAGGAGGCGGAGATCGTCCGCGCCCTGGAAAACGCTGCCGACCAAAAGAAGCAGTCTATCCTCACCTGGCTCGCCTCGCGTCGAACCGAACTGGCAGTGTTGGCTAACTCCAGCGATTTTGTCGATGCGACCGCGGCCCTTCTGGACCAGGAGGCCGCGTCCGCAGTCCCTCCACAAGACCGGGTCCGATTCCTCTGTCAGCACCTGATCACCCTCAAGGCCGCCGGCTCCGATGCCTATGACAGCGTGGCGTTGATAGCGCCGAACGGGAAGGTTATCGCCGCGAGCGAGCCCGACGAGGTCGAGAGCAGCTACCGTTACGGCGAATTCCTGGACGCCGCCTTCGCCGTTGGGGCCGTAGAGCAGATCGGTACCGCCTGGCGCGACGGACACCCGGTGATACTGATTTCGCGGCAGGTCGTGATCCGGGACCGGACCGGCCGGGAAACAGGAGAGGTGCCGGCGGTTCTGGTCAGCGTGACCAGGCCGCAACAGAGCCTGGAGGCGTTGGCGCTGTTGCCCGGAGTCGCCGATGCCGAAGGCAACCAGATGATCCTGGTCGGACCGCAGGGGGAACTCCTCGCCTCGGTACCGGAACGCAAGCCGGAACTGGCGGCACGGGATCCGCTGCTGGCGACACTGACGCGGCAGGCGATGACCATGACCGAGTCGGCGCGCCTGGAAACTTTAGGGGACGGCCGCCAGATACTCGCCGTGTACCGTTACGTACCCTTGGGAGCAGCGCAGGGGTGGGGGATCGCGGTGGCGATGGACCATGAAAAGGCCTTTTCGGCACTGGTCTCCACCAAGACCCGTGCCGCTCTGTTCGGCATGGCCATGATTGTCATCGCGCTGGGGCTGGTCGGCTGGGGGGGCGGACGGGTGGCTGGTCCGATCCGGGAGCTGAGGAATTCCGTGCTGGACCTGGAGCGCGGCAACCTGGCGGCGCGAACGGAAG
This window of the Geomonas agri genome carries:
- a CDS encoding ABC transporter substrate-binding protein, coding for MLFKVRCHILMLLFLVLTSPGYAHAAPSPSLRPAVIEVGVQPLGYPAAMVGAVLGHDTILKRELEASGYLLKFVPFRKGSEMVELMGTSLSAAIVGDMPTIRMAVRTDICAVGVTKKTFTSLVGRNIVLLAQLKRKRVAYAEGSSAHHTLLQALASVGLAERDVTLVPMDIDAMPAALEDGKVDAFSAWEPAPTVALTRNTETRVLFRGASSDFFVVSGKLVRHDPQAALALSAAMVRALNWMRKSNANLQQAVLWSEADGAALNPRQRKLTQSQVIEITRREILDVPAAPVIVRRPGYHPLKEEFDFLKRLGKLPQQADYHRVESALAYDGLQQVLKSPQRYRLGEFEYRP